Proteins encoded in a region of the Litoribacterium kuwaitense genome:
- a CDS encoding IS4 family transposase produces the protein MDKITRKTAFEQWAEPIFNELFVEQVQLHCLNHYTKKLHMASFMNLLLYAQLHETESLRAISDSVFSKELQEATRLDSISFSQLGRRLRQVPTEFFQAIFLDLVVQIHDATDFQTRRKWTTPLKIIDSSTLPLNLNNHRWAKFRQTKSGIKLHLRLVFMENGCSYPDQAVLTNAKEHDRGQLEVLIDDKECMYVFDRGYLDYERFDRMTDEGYFFVSRLRKNAVVRSLEHFKLPDNSDVLSDEMVVIGTTQNRSENTFRFLKVLDSKGNQLNLVTNRFDLSAGEIAELYKSRWAIELFFKWMKQHLNIKKFYAQNQQGVHNQVYIAIIVYCPNVLAQLRTQSKRTYLQISRYLKASLWKSAHIWLRKIEGKSVP, from the coding sequence ATGGATAAGATTACCCGAAAAACGGCATTTGAGCAATGGGCTGAACCCATTTTCAATGAATTATTTGTGGAACAGGTTCAACTACATTGTCTCAACCACTATACAAAAAAGCTGCACATGGCTTCGTTCATGAACTTACTCTTGTACGCACAACTTCACGAAACGGAAAGTTTACGTGCCATCAGCGACAGTGTCTTTTCAAAAGAACTGCAGGAAGCCACGCGTTTAGATTCAATCAGCTTCTCACAGCTCGGCAGACGATTGCGCCAGGTACCAACGGAATTCTTTCAGGCGATTTTTCTCGATCTGGTCGTGCAGATTCATGACGCGACGGATTTTCAAACGCGACGCAAGTGGACAACGCCATTAAAAATCATTGATTCTAGCACTTTGCCTTTGAACTTGAATAACCACCGATGGGCGAAGTTTCGTCAGACTAAATCCGGTATCAAGCTTCATCTGCGGCTCGTGTTCATGGAAAATGGTTGTTCCTATCCCGATCAGGCGGTCTTGACGAATGCCAAAGAACATGATCGCGGCCAGTTAGAAGTGTTGATTGACGATAAGGAATGCATGTATGTGTTCGACCGCGGATACTTGGATTACGAACGGTTCGACCGCATGACGGATGAGGGCTATTTCTTCGTCTCTCGTCTTCGAAAAAACGCGGTCGTTCGGTCACTCGAACACTTCAAACTGCCGGACAACTCTGACGTGTTGTCCGATGAAATGGTCGTCATTGGCACCACGCAAAACCGGTCGGAAAACACATTTCGTTTCTTAAAAGTACTGGATTCCAAAGGAAACCAACTGAACCTGGTAACGAATCGATTTGATTTGTCTGCGGGTGAAATCGCAGAACTATATAAGTCTCGTTGGGCAATTGAGCTATTCTTCAAATGGATGAAACAACATTTGAACATTAAGAAGTTCTACGCACAAAATCAGCAAGGAGTGCACAATCAAGTATATATCGCCATAATTGTCTATTGCCCGAATGTCCTTGCCCAACTGCGAACCCAGAGTAAGCGAACTTACTTACAGATTAGCCGTTATTTGAAGGCTTCTTTATGGAAGTCTGCACATATCTGGCTTCGAAAAATCGAAGGAAAAAGCGTGCCGTAA